A window of the Scyliorhinus torazame isolate Kashiwa2021f chromosome 12, sScyTor2.1, whole genome shotgun sequence genome harbors these coding sequences:
- the LOC140386877 gene encoding HEAT repeat-containing protein 6-like isoform X2, giving the protein MCQLIHHLLNRLQVTVDEQSLDLLLPYCIRALQQCNSWTHVEILQAVAALVYNNGPRCQKFLPDLLGKKGILLQLSAPTQPDVDLRRAAVYCMANLCLGIPGQPYMEEQYKTVSLQTFLVVMRNPKSPEVDDVTVCKLLQNALKGIHSILNAGRINLTQTDQLGTLLAALKTYMFYGFPGVNIEVPVVLYPAPLPQYEGSSPTKEQTGGTTNSSKQVGKKKKSRSKNKKELSEDQKEDRRETAQPEPLHGPESGGQSGGDSTFSLLQGPKNYSDKTVSSLDGKDPSNSFCPSWKKINSSDSEYSDTEGGIQSKLRSLQAKVRQGALASFLSTIKSLEKKVLYGYWSSFIADAPGIGGPQAVSLMTIALKDPSPKVRAGALQVLSAILEGSKQFLSVAEDTNDHRRAFTPFSATLASSIRELHRCLLIALVAESSPQTLTQIIKCLANLVTNVPYNRLKPGLLTRVWNQIKPYNRRKDVNVRVCTLTLLGAIISVQAPLPEVQLLLQQPSSSGLSSSGSGTPHRLSDTDSWRKPQQAGNRDGDKENSENPQFELGWLLQLCISIITLPKQEPHSDSDTNTGAANSLYEPSPVRVEALQVLALLVKGYFTMAQTSLLELGEVACKCMEEPDPSIQLHGARLLEEIGSGIVQQHKLDSPTPLSQRVPVSQVVAFWSRMLNGPLPGGLQNDEHPTLQTSTCDAISSILPAAFNSLPNEKQILCITMLLGLNHSEHPLVKAAAVRALGVYILFPSLRQDVMFVADTANAILTSLDDKSLNVRTKAAWSLGNLTDTLIANMESLGLGFQEEFSDVLLLKMLKSATHASNDKDKVKSNAVRALGNLLHFLQPHHISKPQFQPGIEESIQALIRTVQSEATMKVRWNACYALGNMFKNPAIPLDAAPWAAQAFSALTSVVKTCKNFKVRIKSATALSIPNSRERYGDRKQFSEIWCALVLALEKSEETEDFLEFKYCASLRTQICQTLLHLLHLITAEDHSCVSKTISEKGDLIRTFVQRFLTSGVEADETATQTDPQDRVRMLQRAFQHVHGLQEVPAEEKELVIKYLDGILKHCTESTEPQSVTRE; this is encoded by the exons TTCCTTCCAGACCTGCTGGGGAAAAAAGGAATCTTACTGCAGCTTAGTGCACCGACACAGCCAGATGTGGATCTGCGGAGGGCTGCTGTATACTGCATGGCCAATCTTTGCCTTGG TATACCTGGACAGCCTTACATGGAGGAACAGTACAAAACCGTGTCTCTGCAGACCTTTCTCGTTGTGATGAGGAACCCAAAGTCTCCTGAGGTCGATGATGTTACGGTTTGTAAG TTGTTGCAAAATGCATTGAAAGGCATCCATTCCATTCTGaatgcagggagaattaatctgaCTCAAACCGATCAACTGGGGACTCTCCTGGCAGCTTTAAAG ACATACATGTTCTATGGTTTTCCAGGTGTGAACATTGAAGTTCCTGTTGTTCTTTATCCAGCTCCTCTGCCCCAGTATGAAGGTAGCTCACCCACAAAGGAGCAAACAGGAGGCACGACAAACTCTTCAAAGCAAGTGGGG AAAAAAAAGAAATCTCGATCCAAAAACAAAAAGGAACTATCAGAGGATCAAAAGGaagacaggagagagacagcacagccagAACCACTCCATGGACCagagagtggggggcagagcggagGTGACTCAACTTTCAGCCTCCTCCAGGGCCCAAAGAATTATTCGGACAAGACTGTGTCGTCTTTAGATGGAAAAGATCCCTCAAATTCCTTCTGTCCCAGCTGGAAAAAGATAAATAGCTCAGACTCTGAGTATTCAGATACtgagggaggaatccagagcaaactgag ATCACTTCAAGCGAAAGTGCGTCAGGGGGCTTTGGCCAGCTTCCTTTCAACTATAAAATCACTAGAGAAGAAAGTTCTGTACGGCTACTGGTCATCATTCATTGCAGATGCCCCTGGCATTGGAGGTCCACAAGCCGTGTCCTTAATGACGATTGCTTTGAAAGATCCATCACCAAAG GTCCGTGCTGGTGCCCTCCAAGTCTTGTCGGCGATCTTGGAAGGATCTAAGCAGTTCCTATCTGTCGCAGAAGACACCAATGATCATCGGAGAGCTTTCACACCTTTCTCTGCAACCTTGGCTTCCAGCATTCGGGAGCTTCATAGATGCCTGCTGATCGCTCTAGTAGCGGAATCCTCCCCACAGACACTTACACAGATAATCAAG TGCCTTGCTAATCTGGTAACCAATGTGCCATACAATCGCCTCAAACCAGGACTCCTTACCCGTGTTTGGAACCAGATTAAACCGTACAACCGCCGCAAAG ATGTCAATGTGCGTGTGTGCACCCTGACTCTGCTTGGGGCAATCATTTCTGTGCAGGCTCCTCTTCCTGAGGTACAACTGCTCCTGCAGCAGCCCAGCTCCTCGGGCCTCTCGAGCAGCGGCTCGGGGACACCGCACCGCCTCAGCGACACAGACTCCTGGCGGAAACCCCAACAAGCAGGAAACCGTGACGGAGATAAGGAGAACTCGGAAAATCCACAGTTCGAGCTCGGCTGGCTGCTTCAGTTGTGTATTTCCATCATTACCTTGCCAAAACAGGAACCGCATTCAGACAGTGACACCAACACAGGGGCAGCAAATAGCTTGTATGAGCCCTCTCCAGTGCGAGTAGAAGCACTACAG GTGTTGGCGCTACTTGTCAAAGGCTACTTCACAATGGCGCAAACCAGCTTGTTGGAGCTGGGAGAAGTTGCTTGTAAATGTATGGAGGAACCAGATCCATCTATTCAGCTACACGGAGCCAGG CTGCTGGAGGAGATTGGTTCCGGGATTGTGCAACAACACAAACTGGACTCGCCCACACCCCTCAGTCAAAGAGTACCAGTCAGCCAG GTCGTGGCTTTTTGGTCCAGGATGTTGAATGGTCCTTTGCCAGGGGGGTTACAGAATGATGAGCATCCTACACTACAGACCAGCACCTGTGATGCAATATCCTCAATTTTACCAGCCGCTTTTAACAGTCTTCCG AACGAGAAGCAGATTCTGTGCATAACTATGCTGCTCGGACTCAATCACAGTGAGCATCCCCTGGTCAAGGCAGCTGCCGTACGAGCTCTGGGCGTTTACATCCTCTTCCCCTCACTCCGACAG GATGTGATGTTTGTGGCTGACACTGCGAATGCCATCCTGACTTCGTTGGATGACAAGTCCCTAAACGTCCGTACCAAAGCAGCCTGGTCACTGGGCAATCTCACAGATACCTTAATTGCGAACAT GGAGTCACTGGGCCTAGGCTTCCAGGAGGAGTTCTCGGATGTTCTGCTACTTAAGATGTTGAAATCAGCTACACATGCGTCCAATGATAAAGACAAG GTAAAGAGCAATGCAGTGCGAGCTCTAGGAAATCTACTGCACTTCCTGCAGCCTCACCACATCTCCAAACCACAGTTCCAGCCGGGAATTGAGGAGTCAATCCAAGCCTTAATCCGCACTGTTCAGAGCGAGGCGACCATGAAGGTGCGGTGGAACGCATGTTACGCGCTGGGAAATATGTTCAAAAACCCAGCTATTCCACTCG ACGCAGCTCCCTGGGCAGCACAGGCATTCAGCGCCTTGACCTCCGTGGTGAAAACCTGCAAGAACTTCAAAGTGCGCATCAAATCGGCCACAGCGCTTTCGATCCCAAACAGCCGTGAACGCTACGGGGACAGGAAACAGTTCAGTGAGATTTGGTGCGCGCTGGTGCTAGCCTTGGAAAAGAGCGAGGAGACCGAGGACTTCCTGGAGTTCAAGTACTGTGCCAGTCTGAGGACTCAGATCTGCCAGACACTGTTGCATCTCCTCCATCTCATCACTGCAGAAGACCACTCCTGCGTCAGCAAAACCATCTCTGAGAAAGGCGACTTGATCCGAACATTTGTCCAGCGCTTTCTGACATCGGGGGTGGAGGCTGATGAAACGGCAACTCAGACAGACCCCCAGGATAGGGTCAGGATGTTGCAAAGGGCTTTTCAGCACGTCCACGGCCTTCAGGAGGTGCCTGCAGAGGAGAAAGAGCTGGTTATCAAATATCTGGATGGTATCTTGAAACATTGCACAGAATCCACAGAACCACAGAGTGTTACACGGGAGTGA
- the LOC140386877 gene encoding HEAT repeat-containing protein 6-like isoform X1 — protein MCQLIHHLLNRLQVTVDEQSLDLLLPYCIRALQQCNSWTHVEILQAVAALVYNNGPRCQKFLPDLLGKKGILLQLSAPTQPDVDLRRAAVYCMANLCLGIPGQPYMEEQYKTVSLQTFLVVMRNPKSPEVDDVTVCKLLQNALKGIHSILNAGRINLTQTDQLGTLLAALKTYMFYGFPGVNIEVPVVLYPAPLPQYEGSSPTKEQTGGTTNSSKQVGQKKKKSRSKNKKELSEDQKEDRRETAQPEPLHGPESGGQSGGDSTFSLLQGPKNYSDKTVSSLDGKDPSNSFCPSWKKINSSDSEYSDTEGGIQSKLRSLQAKVRQGALASFLSTIKSLEKKVLYGYWSSFIADAPGIGGPQAVSLMTIALKDPSPKVRAGALQVLSAILEGSKQFLSVAEDTNDHRRAFTPFSATLASSIRELHRCLLIALVAESSPQTLTQIIKCLANLVTNVPYNRLKPGLLTRVWNQIKPYNRRKDVNVRVCTLTLLGAIISVQAPLPEVQLLLQQPSSSGLSSSGSGTPHRLSDTDSWRKPQQAGNRDGDKENSENPQFELGWLLQLCISIITLPKQEPHSDSDTNTGAANSLYEPSPVRVEALQVLALLVKGYFTMAQTSLLELGEVACKCMEEPDPSIQLHGARLLEEIGSGIVQQHKLDSPTPLSQRVPVSQVVAFWSRMLNGPLPGGLQNDEHPTLQTSTCDAISSILPAAFNSLPNEKQILCITMLLGLNHSEHPLVKAAAVRALGVYILFPSLRQDVMFVADTANAILTSLDDKSLNVRTKAAWSLGNLTDTLIANMESLGLGFQEEFSDVLLLKMLKSATHASNDKDKVKSNAVRALGNLLHFLQPHHISKPQFQPGIEESIQALIRTVQSEATMKVRWNACYALGNMFKNPAIPLDAAPWAAQAFSALTSVVKTCKNFKVRIKSATALSIPNSRERYGDRKQFSEIWCALVLALEKSEETEDFLEFKYCASLRTQICQTLLHLLHLITAEDHSCVSKTISEKGDLIRTFVQRFLTSGVEADETATQTDPQDRVRMLQRAFQHVHGLQEVPAEEKELVIKYLDGILKHCTESTEPQSVTRE, from the exons TTCCTTCCAGACCTGCTGGGGAAAAAAGGAATCTTACTGCAGCTTAGTGCACCGACACAGCCAGATGTGGATCTGCGGAGGGCTGCTGTATACTGCATGGCCAATCTTTGCCTTGG TATACCTGGACAGCCTTACATGGAGGAACAGTACAAAACCGTGTCTCTGCAGACCTTTCTCGTTGTGATGAGGAACCCAAAGTCTCCTGAGGTCGATGATGTTACGGTTTGTAAG TTGTTGCAAAATGCATTGAAAGGCATCCATTCCATTCTGaatgcagggagaattaatctgaCTCAAACCGATCAACTGGGGACTCTCCTGGCAGCTTTAAAG ACATACATGTTCTATGGTTTTCCAGGTGTGAACATTGAAGTTCCTGTTGTTCTTTATCCAGCTCCTCTGCCCCAGTATGAAGGTAGCTCACCCACAAAGGAGCAAACAGGAGGCACGACAAACTCTTCAAAGCAAGTGGGG CAGAAAAAAAAGAAATCTCGATCCAAAAACAAAAAGGAACTATCAGAGGATCAAAAGGaagacaggagagagacagcacagccagAACCACTCCATGGACCagagagtggggggcagagcggagGTGACTCAACTTTCAGCCTCCTCCAGGGCCCAAAGAATTATTCGGACAAGACTGTGTCGTCTTTAGATGGAAAAGATCCCTCAAATTCCTTCTGTCCCAGCTGGAAAAAGATAAATAGCTCAGACTCTGAGTATTCAGATACtgagggaggaatccagagcaaactgag ATCACTTCAAGCGAAAGTGCGTCAGGGGGCTTTGGCCAGCTTCCTTTCAACTATAAAATCACTAGAGAAGAAAGTTCTGTACGGCTACTGGTCATCATTCATTGCAGATGCCCCTGGCATTGGAGGTCCACAAGCCGTGTCCTTAATGACGATTGCTTTGAAAGATCCATCACCAAAG GTCCGTGCTGGTGCCCTCCAAGTCTTGTCGGCGATCTTGGAAGGATCTAAGCAGTTCCTATCTGTCGCAGAAGACACCAATGATCATCGGAGAGCTTTCACACCTTTCTCTGCAACCTTGGCTTCCAGCATTCGGGAGCTTCATAGATGCCTGCTGATCGCTCTAGTAGCGGAATCCTCCCCACAGACACTTACACAGATAATCAAG TGCCTTGCTAATCTGGTAACCAATGTGCCATACAATCGCCTCAAACCAGGACTCCTTACCCGTGTTTGGAACCAGATTAAACCGTACAACCGCCGCAAAG ATGTCAATGTGCGTGTGTGCACCCTGACTCTGCTTGGGGCAATCATTTCTGTGCAGGCTCCTCTTCCTGAGGTACAACTGCTCCTGCAGCAGCCCAGCTCCTCGGGCCTCTCGAGCAGCGGCTCGGGGACACCGCACCGCCTCAGCGACACAGACTCCTGGCGGAAACCCCAACAAGCAGGAAACCGTGACGGAGATAAGGAGAACTCGGAAAATCCACAGTTCGAGCTCGGCTGGCTGCTTCAGTTGTGTATTTCCATCATTACCTTGCCAAAACAGGAACCGCATTCAGACAGTGACACCAACACAGGGGCAGCAAATAGCTTGTATGAGCCCTCTCCAGTGCGAGTAGAAGCACTACAG GTGTTGGCGCTACTTGTCAAAGGCTACTTCACAATGGCGCAAACCAGCTTGTTGGAGCTGGGAGAAGTTGCTTGTAAATGTATGGAGGAACCAGATCCATCTATTCAGCTACACGGAGCCAGG CTGCTGGAGGAGATTGGTTCCGGGATTGTGCAACAACACAAACTGGACTCGCCCACACCCCTCAGTCAAAGAGTACCAGTCAGCCAG GTCGTGGCTTTTTGGTCCAGGATGTTGAATGGTCCTTTGCCAGGGGGGTTACAGAATGATGAGCATCCTACACTACAGACCAGCACCTGTGATGCAATATCCTCAATTTTACCAGCCGCTTTTAACAGTCTTCCG AACGAGAAGCAGATTCTGTGCATAACTATGCTGCTCGGACTCAATCACAGTGAGCATCCCCTGGTCAAGGCAGCTGCCGTACGAGCTCTGGGCGTTTACATCCTCTTCCCCTCACTCCGACAG GATGTGATGTTTGTGGCTGACACTGCGAATGCCATCCTGACTTCGTTGGATGACAAGTCCCTAAACGTCCGTACCAAAGCAGCCTGGTCACTGGGCAATCTCACAGATACCTTAATTGCGAACAT GGAGTCACTGGGCCTAGGCTTCCAGGAGGAGTTCTCGGATGTTCTGCTACTTAAGATGTTGAAATCAGCTACACATGCGTCCAATGATAAAGACAAG GTAAAGAGCAATGCAGTGCGAGCTCTAGGAAATCTACTGCACTTCCTGCAGCCTCACCACATCTCCAAACCACAGTTCCAGCCGGGAATTGAGGAGTCAATCCAAGCCTTAATCCGCACTGTTCAGAGCGAGGCGACCATGAAGGTGCGGTGGAACGCATGTTACGCGCTGGGAAATATGTTCAAAAACCCAGCTATTCCACTCG ACGCAGCTCCCTGGGCAGCACAGGCATTCAGCGCCTTGACCTCCGTGGTGAAAACCTGCAAGAACTTCAAAGTGCGCATCAAATCGGCCACAGCGCTTTCGATCCCAAACAGCCGTGAACGCTACGGGGACAGGAAACAGTTCAGTGAGATTTGGTGCGCGCTGGTGCTAGCCTTGGAAAAGAGCGAGGAGACCGAGGACTTCCTGGAGTTCAAGTACTGTGCCAGTCTGAGGACTCAGATCTGCCAGACACTGTTGCATCTCCTCCATCTCATCACTGCAGAAGACCACTCCTGCGTCAGCAAAACCATCTCTGAGAAAGGCGACTTGATCCGAACATTTGTCCAGCGCTTTCTGACATCGGGGGTGGAGGCTGATGAAACGGCAACTCAGACAGACCCCCAGGATAGGGTCAGGATGTTGCAAAGGGCTTTTCAGCACGTCCACGGCCTTCAGGAGGTGCCTGCAGAGGAGAAAGAGCTGGTTATCAAATATCTGGATGGTATCTTGAAACATTGCACAGAATCCACAGAACCACAGAGTGTTACACGGGAGTGA
- the LOC140386877 gene encoding HEAT repeat-containing protein 6-like isoform X3, giving the protein MDHGVRSSFQTCWGKKESYCSLVHRHSQMWICGGLLYTAWPIFALGRLSNLNIPGQPYMEEQYKTVSLQTFLVVMRNPKSPEVDDVTVCKLLQNALKGIHSILNAGRINLTQTDQLGTLLAALKTYMFYGFPGVNIEVPVVLYPAPLPQYEGSSPTKEQTGGTTNSSKQVGQKKKKSRSKNKKELSEDQKEDRRETAQPEPLHGPESGGQSGGDSTFSLLQGPKNYSDKTVSSLDGKDPSNSFCPSWKKINSSDSEYSDTEGGIQSKLRSLQAKVRQGALASFLSTIKSLEKKVLYGYWSSFIADAPGIGGPQAVSLMTIALKDPSPKVRAGALQVLSAILEGSKQFLSVAEDTNDHRRAFTPFSATLASSIRELHRCLLIALVAESSPQTLTQIIKCLANLVTNVPYNRLKPGLLTRVWNQIKPYNRRKDVNVRVCTLTLLGAIISVQAPLPEVQLLLQQPSSSGLSSSGSGTPHRLSDTDSWRKPQQAGNRDGDKENSENPQFELGWLLQLCISIITLPKQEPHSDSDTNTGAANSLYEPSPVRVEALQVLALLVKGYFTMAQTSLLELGEVACKCMEEPDPSIQLHGARLLEEIGSGIVQQHKLDSPTPLSQRVPVSQVVAFWSRMLNGPLPGGLQNDEHPTLQTSTCDAISSILPAAFNSLPNEKQILCITMLLGLNHSEHPLVKAAAVRALGVYILFPSLRQDVMFVADTANAILTSLDDKSLNVRTKAAWSLGNLTDTLIANMESLGLGFQEEFSDVLLLKMLKSATHASNDKDKVKSNAVRALGNLLHFLQPHHISKPQFQPGIEESIQALIRTVQSEATMKVRWNACYALGNMFKNPAIPLDAAPWAAQAFSALTSVVKTCKNFKVRIKSATALSIPNSRERYGDRKQFSEIWCALVLALEKSEETEDFLEFKYCASLRTQICQTLLHLLHLITAEDHSCVSKTISEKGDLIRTFVQRFLTSGVEADETATQTDPQDRVRMLQRAFQHVHGLQEVPAEEKELVIKYLDGILKHCTESTEPQSVTRE; this is encoded by the exons TTCCTTCCAGACCTGCTGGGGAAAAAAGGAATCTTACTGCAGCTTAGTGCACCGACACAGCCAGATGTGGATCTGCGGAGGGCTGCTGTATACTGCATGGCCAATCTTTGCCTTGGGTAGACTTTCAAATCTTAA TATACCTGGACAGCCTTACATGGAGGAACAGTACAAAACCGTGTCTCTGCAGACCTTTCTCGTTGTGATGAGGAACCCAAAGTCTCCTGAGGTCGATGATGTTACGGTTTGTAAG TTGTTGCAAAATGCATTGAAAGGCATCCATTCCATTCTGaatgcagggagaattaatctgaCTCAAACCGATCAACTGGGGACTCTCCTGGCAGCTTTAAAG ACATACATGTTCTATGGTTTTCCAGGTGTGAACATTGAAGTTCCTGTTGTTCTTTATCCAGCTCCTCTGCCCCAGTATGAAGGTAGCTCACCCACAAAGGAGCAAACAGGAGGCACGACAAACTCTTCAAAGCAAGTGGGG CAGAAAAAAAAGAAATCTCGATCCAAAAACAAAAAGGAACTATCAGAGGATCAAAAGGaagacaggagagagacagcacagccagAACCACTCCATGGACCagagagtggggggcagagcggagGTGACTCAACTTTCAGCCTCCTCCAGGGCCCAAAGAATTATTCGGACAAGACTGTGTCGTCTTTAGATGGAAAAGATCCCTCAAATTCCTTCTGTCCCAGCTGGAAAAAGATAAATAGCTCAGACTCTGAGTATTCAGATACtgagggaggaatccagagcaaactgag ATCACTTCAAGCGAAAGTGCGTCAGGGGGCTTTGGCCAGCTTCCTTTCAACTATAAAATCACTAGAGAAGAAAGTTCTGTACGGCTACTGGTCATCATTCATTGCAGATGCCCCTGGCATTGGAGGTCCACAAGCCGTGTCCTTAATGACGATTGCTTTGAAAGATCCATCACCAAAG GTCCGTGCTGGTGCCCTCCAAGTCTTGTCGGCGATCTTGGAAGGATCTAAGCAGTTCCTATCTGTCGCAGAAGACACCAATGATCATCGGAGAGCTTTCACACCTTTCTCTGCAACCTTGGCTTCCAGCATTCGGGAGCTTCATAGATGCCTGCTGATCGCTCTAGTAGCGGAATCCTCCCCACAGACACTTACACAGATAATCAAG TGCCTTGCTAATCTGGTAACCAATGTGCCATACAATCGCCTCAAACCAGGACTCCTTACCCGTGTTTGGAACCAGATTAAACCGTACAACCGCCGCAAAG ATGTCAATGTGCGTGTGTGCACCCTGACTCTGCTTGGGGCAATCATTTCTGTGCAGGCTCCTCTTCCTGAGGTACAACTGCTCCTGCAGCAGCCCAGCTCCTCGGGCCTCTCGAGCAGCGGCTCGGGGACACCGCACCGCCTCAGCGACACAGACTCCTGGCGGAAACCCCAACAAGCAGGAAACCGTGACGGAGATAAGGAGAACTCGGAAAATCCACAGTTCGAGCTCGGCTGGCTGCTTCAGTTGTGTATTTCCATCATTACCTTGCCAAAACAGGAACCGCATTCAGACAGTGACACCAACACAGGGGCAGCAAATAGCTTGTATGAGCCCTCTCCAGTGCGAGTAGAAGCACTACAG GTGTTGGCGCTACTTGTCAAAGGCTACTTCACAATGGCGCAAACCAGCTTGTTGGAGCTGGGAGAAGTTGCTTGTAAATGTATGGAGGAACCAGATCCATCTATTCAGCTACACGGAGCCAGG CTGCTGGAGGAGATTGGTTCCGGGATTGTGCAACAACACAAACTGGACTCGCCCACACCCCTCAGTCAAAGAGTACCAGTCAGCCAG GTCGTGGCTTTTTGGTCCAGGATGTTGAATGGTCCTTTGCCAGGGGGGTTACAGAATGATGAGCATCCTACACTACAGACCAGCACCTGTGATGCAATATCCTCAATTTTACCAGCCGCTTTTAACAGTCTTCCG AACGAGAAGCAGATTCTGTGCATAACTATGCTGCTCGGACTCAATCACAGTGAGCATCCCCTGGTCAAGGCAGCTGCCGTACGAGCTCTGGGCGTTTACATCCTCTTCCCCTCACTCCGACAG GATGTGATGTTTGTGGCTGACACTGCGAATGCCATCCTGACTTCGTTGGATGACAAGTCCCTAAACGTCCGTACCAAAGCAGCCTGGTCACTGGGCAATCTCACAGATACCTTAATTGCGAACAT GGAGTCACTGGGCCTAGGCTTCCAGGAGGAGTTCTCGGATGTTCTGCTACTTAAGATGTTGAAATCAGCTACACATGCGTCCAATGATAAAGACAAG GTAAAGAGCAATGCAGTGCGAGCTCTAGGAAATCTACTGCACTTCCTGCAGCCTCACCACATCTCCAAACCACAGTTCCAGCCGGGAATTGAGGAGTCAATCCAAGCCTTAATCCGCACTGTTCAGAGCGAGGCGACCATGAAGGTGCGGTGGAACGCATGTTACGCGCTGGGAAATATGTTCAAAAACCCAGCTATTCCACTCG ACGCAGCTCCCTGGGCAGCACAGGCATTCAGCGCCTTGACCTCCGTGGTGAAAACCTGCAAGAACTTCAAAGTGCGCATCAAATCGGCCACAGCGCTTTCGATCCCAAACAGCCGTGAACGCTACGGGGACAGGAAACAGTTCAGTGAGATTTGGTGCGCGCTGGTGCTAGCCTTGGAAAAGAGCGAGGAGACCGAGGACTTCCTGGAGTTCAAGTACTGTGCCAGTCTGAGGACTCAGATCTGCCAGACACTGTTGCATCTCCTCCATCTCATCACTGCAGAAGACCACTCCTGCGTCAGCAAAACCATCTCTGAGAAAGGCGACTTGATCCGAACATTTGTCCAGCGCTTTCTGACATCGGGGGTGGAGGCTGATGAAACGGCAACTCAGACAGACCCCCAGGATAGGGTCAGGATGTTGCAAAGGGCTTTTCAGCACGTCCACGGCCTTCAGGAGGTGCCTGCAGAGGAGAAAGAGCTGGTTATCAAATATCTGGATGGTATCTTGAAACATTGCACAGAATCCACAGAACCACAGAGTGTTACACGGGAGTGA